Proteins encoded by one window of Kribbella flavida DSM 17836:
- a CDS encoding YbaK/EbsC family protein — protein MPAPQLGTLDWQPAHEVPELLAEPVRAALGDLPAYAAPIDPTLADTAAFCAEYDVPLAASANCVVVHGKRAGESTYAAVLVLATHRADVNGVVRKHLGVRKISFAAQDDAVGSTGMEYGGITAIGVPADWPVLVDEAVAQAGPVVIGSGVRGSKLLVDGADLAKLPAATVLALAAPVA, from the coding sequence ATGCCGGCACCCCAGCTCGGAACCCTCGACTGGCAACCGGCGCACGAAGTCCCGGAGCTGCTGGCCGAACCGGTCCGCGCGGCGCTCGGCGACCTGCCGGCGTACGCGGCGCCGATCGATCCGACGCTGGCCGACACCGCCGCCTTCTGCGCCGAGTACGACGTACCGCTGGCGGCGTCCGCGAACTGCGTCGTCGTGCACGGCAAGCGCGCCGGCGAGTCGACGTACGCCGCTGTGCTGGTGCTGGCGACGCACCGCGCCGACGTGAACGGCGTGGTCCGCAAGCACCTCGGGGTCCGCAAGATCTCCTTCGCGGCGCAGGACGACGCCGTCGGCTCGACCGGCATGGAGTACGGCGGCATCACCGCGATCGGCGTTCCGGCCGACTGGCCGGTGCTGGTCGACGAGGCGGTCGCGCAGGCCGGGCCGGTCGTCATCGGCAGCGGCGTGCGCGGGTCGAAGCTGCTGGTCGACGGCGCCGACCTGGCCAAGCTGCCCGCCGCCACCGTGCTCGCCCTCGCCGCGCCCGTGGCCTGA
- a CDS encoding helix-turn-helix domain-containing protein: MAGGDDGGPTALRIMLGGHLRRMREAAGISRAEAGWQIRSSESKVSRMELGRVGFKERDVQDLLELYGLTDTRERDRLMDLARAANNPGWWSRYGDVMPAWFANYVGLEVAAKLIRTYEVLFVPGLLQTENYARAVVQLGKSYLPQEEIDQRVALRVTRQQILTRSNPLKLWVVIDEAVLHRPIGGRQAMAEQVEHLIKMAKLPNVTLQVMPFSSVGYPGAGGAFSILRFPEGDLPDVVYIEHAASALYLDKVEDLDEYAAIMDALSIAAAPVADTERLLLEALERLA, encoded by the coding sequence ATGGCCGGCGGGGACGACGGCGGACCGACCGCTCTGCGCATCATGCTCGGCGGCCACCTGCGCCGGATGCGCGAGGCCGCCGGCATCAGCCGGGCCGAGGCGGGCTGGCAGATCCGCTCGTCGGAGTCCAAGGTGAGCCGGATGGAGCTCGGCCGGGTCGGCTTCAAGGAACGCGACGTGCAGGACCTGCTCGAGCTCTACGGCCTGACCGACACGCGCGAGCGCGACCGGTTGATGGACCTGGCCCGCGCCGCGAACAACCCCGGCTGGTGGTCCCGGTACGGCGACGTGATGCCGGCCTGGTTCGCCAACTACGTCGGACTCGAGGTCGCCGCCAAGCTGATCCGCACCTACGAGGTGCTGTTCGTGCCGGGCCTGCTGCAGACCGAGAACTACGCCCGCGCCGTCGTCCAGCTCGGCAAGTCCTACCTGCCGCAGGAGGAGATCGACCAGCGGGTCGCGCTGAGGGTCACCCGGCAGCAGATCCTGACCCGGTCGAACCCGCTCAAGCTGTGGGTCGTCATCGACGAGGCGGTGCTGCACCGGCCGATCGGGGGCCGGCAGGCGATGGCCGAGCAGGTCGAGCACCTGATCAAGATGGCGAAGCTGCCGAACGTCACACTCCAGGTGATGCCGTTCAGCAGCGTCGGTTACCCGGGCGCCGGTGGCGCGTTCAGCATCCTGCGCTTCCCCGAGGGCGACCTGCCGGACGTGGTGTACATCGAGCACGCGGCGAGCGCGCTGTACCTGGACAAGGTGGAGGATCTCGACGAGTACGCCGCGATCATGGACGCGCTGAGCATCGCGGCGGCCCCGGTGGCCGACACCGAGCGCCTGCTGCTCGAAGCGCTGGAACGCCTCGCCTGA
- a CDS encoding organic hydroperoxide resistance protein produces MTIAVEKVVYTARATAEGGREGHTASDDGKLDVTVAPPKEMGGNGEGTNPEQLFAAGFASCFHSALKLVARRARQDSEGSTVTAEVGIGPVNGGAAYGLEVALVVSLPGVERVIAEELVAKAHQVCPYSNATRGNIKVDLTLA; encoded by the coding sequence ATGACGATCGCAGTCGAGAAGGTCGTGTACACCGCCCGTGCCACCGCCGAAGGGGGCCGGGAGGGGCACACCGCCAGCGACGACGGCAAGCTCGACGTCACCGTCGCGCCGCCGAAGGAGATGGGCGGCAACGGCGAGGGCACGAATCCCGAGCAACTGTTCGCGGCGGGTTTCGCGTCCTGCTTCCACAGCGCGCTGAAGCTGGTCGCCCGCAGGGCCCGCCAGGACAGCGAGGGCTCGACGGTCACCGCCGAGGTCGGCATCGGCCCGGTCAACGGCGGCGCCGCCTACGGGCTGGAGGTCGCGCTGGTGGTCAGCCTGCCCGGCGTCGAGCGCGTGATCGCCGAGGAGCTGGTCGCCAAGGCGCACCAGGTCTGCCCGTACTCGAACGCCACCCGCGGCAACATCAAGGTCGACCTCACCCTCGCCTGA
- a CDS encoding quinone oxidoreductase family protein — protein MRAVQITEFGGPEVLRVSEVDAPQVGRGQVLITVDRAGINYADTHQVENSYLSKTELPLIPGGEVVGRTADGRRVVALLGSGGYAEQAVAHAPYAFDVPDGVSDGDALALVLQGTTAWHLLKTSTHLQEGESVLVHAGAGGVGSLAVQLAKLWGAGRVIATASSEDKRQQVVKLGADVAVDGSPEGLKDRIVEANGGRPVDVVLEMVGGRTFDESFDALARFGRLVTFGAASRESAAAIAPSRLMKGSKTIAGFWLADCFKTPALLGDPLRELFDLTVAGRLRPLVGGEYPLSEVATAHEDLRARRTVGKLVLDPTR, from the coding sequence GTGCGTGCTGTACAGATCACCGAGTTCGGCGGACCAGAGGTGCTGCGGGTCAGCGAGGTCGACGCGCCGCAGGTGGGCCGGGGGCAGGTGCTGATCACCGTCGACCGGGCCGGCATCAACTACGCCGACACCCACCAGGTGGAGAACAGCTACCTGTCCAAGACCGAGCTGCCGCTGATTCCGGGCGGCGAGGTCGTCGGCCGGACCGCCGACGGCCGCCGAGTTGTCGCGCTGCTCGGCTCGGGCGGTTATGCCGAGCAGGCGGTCGCGCACGCGCCGTACGCGTTCGACGTTCCCGACGGCGTGAGCGACGGTGACGCGCTCGCGCTCGTTCTGCAGGGCACGACGGCTTGGCACCTGTTGAAGACCTCGACTCACCTGCAAGAGGGCGAGTCCGTGCTCGTGCACGCCGGGGCCGGGGGAGTGGGGTCGCTGGCGGTCCAGCTCGCCAAGCTGTGGGGCGCCGGCCGGGTGATCGCGACGGCGTCGTCGGAGGACAAGCGCCAGCAGGTCGTGAAGCTCGGCGCGGACGTCGCCGTCGACGGCAGTCCCGAGGGGCTGAAGGACCGGATCGTCGAGGCGAACGGCGGCCGGCCGGTCGACGTCGTGCTGGAGATGGTCGGTGGCCGCACGTTCGACGAGTCGTTCGACGCGCTGGCCCGGTTCGGCCGGCTGGTCACCTTCGGTGCGGCGTCGCGGGAGTCGGCCGCCGCGATCGCGCCGAGCCGGCTGATGAAGGGTTCGAAGACGATCGCCGGGTTCTGGCTGGCGGACTGCTTCAAGACCCCGGCGCTGCTCGGCGACCCGCTGCGCGAGCTGTTCGACCTGACCGTGGCGGGCCGGTTGCGTCCGCTCGTCGGTGGCGAGTACCCGCTGTCCGAGGTCGCCACCGCGCACGAGGACCTGCGGGCCCGCCGGACCGTCGGCAAGCTCGTGCTCGACCCCACCCGCTGA
- a CDS encoding TetR/AcrR family transcriptional regulator, with translation MATRTPRNTLNAELIVRTALDLMEARGTDAFSLRGLAAELGVGPMALYTYFRNKDDLYDAVRDHLMALVPPVPAGASWPDQVRAVCRGLRRLMLEHPCLAQLLASRPLSGHETARVAEGLLGVLRDAGFDNETAARTHTTLFTFVLGATSWEIQMAAERRDPEAWRRLRTTMEALPATEFPVVVALAPELARTTGGDDQFDYGLDLLLAGLAAKAAG, from the coding sequence ATGGCGACAAGAACCCCGCGTAACACGCTGAACGCCGAGCTGATCGTGCGGACCGCATTGGACCTGATGGAGGCCCGCGGCACCGACGCGTTCAGCTTGCGCGGCCTGGCGGCTGAGCTCGGCGTCGGCCCGATGGCGCTCTACACCTACTTCCGCAACAAGGACGACCTGTACGACGCCGTCCGCGACCACCTGATGGCGCTGGTGCCGCCGGTTCCCGCTGGCGCCTCGTGGCCGGACCAGGTTCGTGCGGTCTGCCGGGGACTACGCCGGCTGATGCTGGAACATCCTTGCCTTGCGCAACTACTGGCGAGCCGGCCGCTGAGCGGGCACGAGACGGCTCGGGTCGCCGAGGGCCTGCTCGGCGTACTGCGGGACGCCGGGTTCGACAACGAGACGGCCGCCCGGACCCACACGACGCTGTTCACCTTCGTGCTCGGGGCGACCTCGTGGGAGATCCAAATGGCGGCCGAGCGGCGCGACCCGGAGGCCTGGCGGCGGCTGCGGACGACGATGGAGGCGTTGCCGGCGACCGAGTTCCCGGTCGTGGTGGCGCTGGCGCCGGAGCTGGCCAGGACGACCGGCGGCGACGACCAGTTCGACTACGGACTCGACCTGCTGCTCGCCGGCCTCGCGGCGAAGGCGGCCGGCTGA
- a CDS encoding sulfite exporter TauE/SafE family protein, with protein sequence MTWFEALFVLVAGVGAGTINAVVGSGTLLTFPALLAVGIPPVLANVSNSVGLSPGTAAGAIGYRRELEGQRGRMLRLVPASLLGGILGGVLLLTLPDSAFGAIVPILILLGCLLVAFQPWLSQWISVPEHTHRGAWWVIPAVFATGVYGGYFGAAQGVLLMAVLGLGLDANLQRMNALKNVLATAVNTVAAILFIIVADVDWLAAGLIAVGSTIGGFVGARYGRKLPPVALRGLIVVIGIVAIVTLLL encoded by the coding sequence ATGACATGGTTCGAGGCGCTGTTCGTCCTGGTGGCGGGTGTGGGCGCGGGCACGATCAACGCGGTGGTGGGCTCGGGCACGTTGCTCACCTTCCCCGCGCTGCTGGCCGTCGGCATCCCCCCGGTGCTGGCGAACGTGAGCAACAGCGTCGGCCTGTCACCCGGTACGGCGGCCGGCGCGATCGGGTACCGCCGGGAGCTGGAGGGCCAGCGCGGGCGGATGCTCCGGCTGGTACCGGCCTCGTTGCTCGGCGGCATTCTCGGCGGAGTCCTGCTGCTGACCCTGCCGGACTCCGCGTTCGGCGCCATCGTGCCGATCCTCATCCTGCTCGGCTGCCTGCTGGTCGCCTTCCAGCCCTGGCTGTCGCAGTGGATCAGCGTGCCCGAGCACACCCATCGCGGCGCCTGGTGGGTGATCCCGGCCGTCTTCGCCACCGGCGTGTACGGCGGGTACTTCGGCGCCGCCCAGGGCGTGCTGCTGATGGCCGTGCTGGGACTCGGCCTGGACGCGAACCTGCAACGGATGAACGCGTTGAAGAACGTGCTGGCCACGGCGGTGAACACCGTCGCCGCCATCTTGTTCATCATCGTCGCCGACGTCGACTGGCTCGCAGCCGGCCTGATCGCGGTCGGCTCGACCATCGGCGGCTTCGTCGGCGCCCGCTACGGCCGCAAGCTGCCGCCGGTCGCGCTGCGCGGGCTGATCGTGGTGATCGGCATCGTCGCGATCGTCACCTTGCTGCTCTGA
- a CDS encoding SPFH domain-containing protein: MEAFLIVLALVALLVVVTLVKSVRVVQQQTVGIVERFGKFKVGLQPGLNLLTPFVDKVRYTIDMREQVVAFPPQGVITEDNLMVSIDSVIYFQVNDPVRATYEISNYIQAIEQLTMTTLRNIIGGMDLEQTLTSREEINEKLRYVLDEATGKWGIRVNRVELRSIDPPPSIQDSMEKQMRADRDKRAAILTAEGMRQSAVLSAEGQKQSAILTAQGDKESRILRAQAEREARILKAQGEAQAITTVFNAIHAGKPDQGLLAYQYLQMLPSIAQGDSNKLWIIPSEIGKAMEGLGSAVGQIAGIPQKAEGPFPEPGEVQQDEPAAELTSTPDAAVAEADNAVQEAIAAAQNAAVSSRAAQQSPAVTATAEPQVPPAEPPPAR; the protein is encoded by the coding sequence GTGGAAGCGTTCCTCATCGTGCTGGCACTGGTAGCGCTACTGGTGGTCGTCACGCTGGTCAAGTCCGTCCGGGTCGTGCAGCAGCAGACCGTCGGCATCGTGGAACGGTTCGGGAAGTTCAAGGTCGGCCTGCAGCCCGGCCTGAACCTGCTGACCCCGTTCGTCGACAAGGTGCGCTACACGATCGACATGCGCGAGCAGGTCGTCGCGTTCCCGCCGCAGGGCGTCATCACCGAGGACAACCTGATGGTGTCGATCGACTCGGTCATCTACTTCCAGGTCAACGACCCGGTGCGCGCGACGTACGAGATCTCCAACTACATCCAGGCGATCGAGCAGCTGACGATGACGACGCTGCGCAACATCATCGGTGGCATGGACCTGGAGCAGACGCTGACGTCGCGCGAGGAGATCAACGAGAAGCTGCGGTACGTGCTGGACGAGGCGACCGGCAAGTGGGGCATCCGGGTGAACCGGGTGGAGCTGCGCTCGATCGACCCGCCGCCGTCGATCCAGGACTCGATGGAGAAGCAGATGCGCGCCGACCGCGACAAGCGGGCCGCGATCCTCACCGCCGAAGGTATGCGGCAGTCGGCCGTGCTGTCGGCCGAGGGCCAGAAGCAGTCCGCGATCCTGACCGCCCAGGGTGACAAGGAGTCCCGCATCCTGCGCGCGCAGGCCGAGCGCGAGGCCCGGATCCTCAAGGCGCAGGGTGAGGCGCAGGCCATCACCACGGTCTTCAACGCGATCCACGCCGGCAAGCCGGACCAGGGCCTGCTGGCCTACCAGTACCTGCAGATGCTGCCGTCGATCGCCCAGGGCGACTCGAACAAGCTGTGGATCATCCCGAGCGAGATCGGCAAGGCGATGGAGGGCCTCGGCAGCGCCGTCGGCCAGATCGCCGGCATCCCGCAGAAGGCCGAGGGGCCGTTCCCGGAGCCGGGCGAGGTGCAGCAGGACGAGCCGGCCGCCGAGCTGACGAGTACGCCGGACGCCGCGGTGGCCGAGGCCGACAACGCCGTGCAGGAGGCGATCGCCGCGGCACAGAACGCGGCCGTCAGCTCCCGGGCCGCGCAGCAGAGTCCGGCCGTCACCGCGACCGCCGAGCCGCAGGTCCCGCCGGCGGAGCCGCCGCCGGCCCGCTGA
- a CDS encoding NfeD family protein, which yields MMDWLRDNVWAAWLGIAVVLGLAELATLDFTLLMLAAGALAATGAAAVFPGLLWLQIVVGLLTAAAMLGAIRPLLVRKIHHGVEMKTGSQHVVGRTGVVVKEIHPDSVGSIRLGGELWTARPFDDLTTIAPGTRVEVMQIDGATAVVYPVGLPLGHHQGELDRPDSPQADAKPDSDPPR from the coding sequence ATGATGGATTGGCTGCGGGACAACGTCTGGGCGGCATGGCTCGGAATCGCCGTCGTGCTCGGCCTCGCGGAGCTGGCGACCCTCGACTTCACCTTGCTGATGCTGGCCGCCGGCGCGCTGGCCGCGACCGGTGCGGCGGCCGTCTTTCCCGGCCTGCTCTGGCTGCAGATCGTCGTCGGTCTGCTGACCGCGGCCGCGATGCTCGGCGCGATCCGTCCGCTGCTGGTGCGCAAGATCCACCACGGTGTGGAGATGAAGACCGGCTCCCAGCACGTGGTCGGGCGGACCGGCGTCGTGGTCAAGGAGATCCACCCCGACAGCGTCGGCTCGATCCGGCTCGGCGGTGAGCTGTGGACCGCGCGGCCGTTCGACGACCTGACCACGATCGCGCCCGGGACGCGGGTCGAGGTGATGCAGATCGACGGCGCGACCGCGGTGGTGTACCCGGTCGGCCTGCCGCTCGGTCACCACCAGGGCGAGCTCGACCGGCCGGACAGCCCGCAGGCGGACGCGAAGCCGGACTCCGACCCGCCGCGCTGA
- a CDS encoding ABC transporter ATP-binding protein, with protein MTAVVELAGITIVRGGSRLLDGIDWTVDETDRWVIIGPNGAGKTTLLQVLAAQMHPTAGVAGLLGEVLGAVDVFELRPRIGLTSAALADRLPKGERVSDVVVSASYAVLGRWREEYDELDHQRAKELLTELGIGHLADRTFGTLSEGERKRVQIARALMTDPELMLLDEPAAGLDLTGREQLVRSLSSIATAEGAPAMVLVTHHVEEIPPGFTHALLLKQGRLVAAGPIDQALTAETLSETFDLALTLEHSDGRYSARAL; from the coding sequence ATGACTGCAGTGGTGGAGCTGGCCGGCATCACGATCGTGCGGGGCGGGTCGCGTCTGCTCGACGGGATCGACTGGACCGTCGACGAGACCGACCGCTGGGTGATCATCGGCCCGAACGGCGCCGGCAAGACCACGCTGCTGCAGGTGCTGGCCGCCCAGATGCACCCGACGGCCGGCGTCGCCGGGCTGCTCGGCGAGGTGCTCGGCGCCGTCGACGTGTTCGAGCTGCGGCCGCGGATCGGCCTGACCAGCGCGGCCCTGGCCGACCGGCTGCCGAAGGGTGAGCGGGTCTCCGACGTCGTCGTCTCCGCCTCGTACGCCGTACTCGGTCGCTGGCGCGAGGAGTACGACGAGCTGGACCACCAACGGGCCAAAGAACTACTGACCGAGCTGGGCATCGGCCACCTCGCCGACCGCACCTTCGGCACGCTGTCCGAAGGAGAGCGCAAGCGGGTGCAGATCGCCCGCGCGCTGATGACCGATCCCGAGCTGATGCTGCTCGACGAGCCCGCGGCCGGTCTGGATCTGACCGGGCGCGAGCAGCTGGTCCGGTCGCTCAGCTCGATCGCGACGGCCGAGGGCGCGCCGGCGATGGTGCTGGTGACGCACCACGTCGAGGAGATTCCGCCGGGCTTCACCCACGCGCTGCTGCTCAAGCAGGGCCGGCTGGTCGCGGCCGGCCCCATCGACCAGGCCCTCACCGCGGAAACGCTGAGCGAGACCTTCGACCTCGCACTCACCCTCGAGCACAGCGACGGCCGGTACTCCGCCCGCGCCCTCTGA